CTTAGCACGGCATCGCCCAAATACTCGAGACGCTCATTGCTAACCTTGTGACCATTGGTGTGCACAGCTACACTGCGGTGCAGGAAAGCTAGTTTATACAACGAAACATTTCCGGGACAGAACCCGAAAATGTTTCGTATGGAAAAAATAAAATGTCGGTCAGCAGAAAAGTAACCTTTAATTCGGTTATAAAGATTTAAAACCAAAACAGGATTATGCTTTAAATTTTTTCACAGCCAGAGAGGTGTTGTGACCACCAAAACCAAAGGAATTGGAAAGCGCCAGATTAACCACTCTTTTCTGCGCCTTATGGTAGGTAAAGTTCAGGGCGTTGTCGATGTCGGGATCATCGGTGAAGTGGTTGATGGTTGGCGGAATAATATCGTTTTGGATTGTAAGTACAGTGGCTACCATTTCGACAGCAGCAGCGGCGCCCAACATGTGACCGTGCATCGACTTAGTGCTGTTGAGGTTGATTTTATAAGCATGCTCGCCAAAAAGACTGACGATGGCTTTAGGTTCGGCGATATCGCCCACCGGAGTAGAAGTGCCATGGGTGTTGATATGATCAACTTCCTGAAGTTGCATTCCTGCCTCTTCGATGGCAAATTTCATGGCCAGCAAAGCGCCCAGCCCGTCGGGATGGGGTGCTGTAATATGGTAAGCATCGGCAGTACTGCCCACTCCTACCAGTTCAGCGTATATTTTTGCGCCGCGCTTAATGGCGTGCTCATATTCTTCGAGAACAATGGTAGCAGAACCTTCGCCCAATACAAATCCATCGCGGTCTTTATCGAAAGGACGCGAGGCAGTTTTGGGGTCGTCGTTGCGGGTAGAAATAGCATGCATGGCATTGAAGCCGCCGATGCCAGCGGGATTGATGCCTGCTTCCGATCCACCGGCCAGGATGATGTCGCTCTTGCCCAGTTTGATGTAATGAAACGCATCTATCAGGGCGTGCCCGGCCGAAGCACAGGCAGAGGTAGTGGCATAGTTGGGGCCTCTGAACCCATGTTTGATCGAGATATGCCCGGCAGCTATGTCGCCTATAATTTTAGGAATAAAGAAAGGATTGAAACGTGGATTATCCTCGTTGCGCCCAAATTCTGCTGCATCATACAAAAAGGTGGTAAAGCCACCAATGCCTGTTGCCATAATTACACCTACGCGATTCAGATCGACGGCCTCGGGATCGAAACCCGCATCTTTTACTGCCTCATCGGCAGATATCATTGCGTACTGTGCATAAGGATCGAGCCTGCGGGCTTCTTTGCGTTCGAAATAATTCGTAGCCTCGTAGCCCTTGATCTCACAGGCAAATTGCGTTTTATATTTTGAAGCATCAAAACGGGTAATATCAGCAGCACCACTCACTCCATTGAGCAAACCGTCCCAAAAAGCATCGACAGTATTGCCTAACGAGGTAATGGCACCCAACCCTGTTATAACTACTCGTTTCAAGTTCATAATTGGAGGGAAGATTATTTTGTGTTGTCTTCGATGTATTTGATGGCGTCGCCCACAGTGCCAATTTTTTCGGCCTGATCATCCGGGATAGCAATGTTGAATTTTTTTTCGAATTCCATGATCAACTCAACGGTGTCGAGTGAATCAGCGCCCAAATCGTTGGTGAAGCTGGCTTGAAGGGTTGCTTCGTTTTCATCAACTCCAAGTGTATCAACGATAATCGATTTTACTCTTGATGCAATATCTGACATAATTTAAAAATTTAAGTTAAACAGGGCGCAAAGGAAATACTTTTCTAAATACTTACCAAATGATTTTTTTATGTTGATGATTTTTAAGGTTTTTAAAAGCGTGATTTACAAGTTCTTACAAGTGACCAAACCTTCGATAGCATCACTCCCGAAGCACGTTTTGGATTAAAAAGAACAAAAAAGCGTTTCTTTGAAAACTATTGCATGATTTGATCATTATCAGTTTATTATGAAAAAAATTGCCATCCTTGCTTCAGGCAGCGGCACCAATGCCGAGCGCATCATCCGCTATTTTTCAACGCATCCTTCCATTGGTGTGGATATGGTTTTGAGTAATCGTTCGGATGCTTATGTGATCAGGCGCGCCGAAGCCTTACAAATTCCGACAAGGGTTTTTACACGGCAGGAACTTGCCGATCCTGATGGAATAGCTTCTCTGCTCAAAAGTCGTAAAATTTCACTCGTAGTGCTGGCCGGTTTTTTATGGCTCGTACCGCCTGCCCTGCTGGATGCTTTCCCGCAAAAAATCATCAATATCCATCCAGCTTTGCTCCCCGACTATGGCGGAAAAAAAATGTATGGTAGCCGCGTGCATCAGGCGGTTATCGATGCCGGCGAAACTGAGAGTGGCATCACCATCCATCAGGTGGACGCACAATACGATCGGGGGAAAATACTCTTTCAGGCACGATGCCCGGTGGTGCCAAATGATACAGCTGATATCCTCGCACAGCGTATTCACCAACTGGAATACCAACATTTCCCAAAAGTAATCGAGCAACTGCTTAGCTAACCAGAGGTGGTTTTACATCTGAATCAGGAGATCTGCAAATTTTCCAATCCGACAACTTTTCTTTTGTGCTTACGCATAATGATCGTAATTGTTACTTTCATTTTTCTGGCGCGTTTTGATGTTTTCGATCACCTGCTGCTTTTCTTCTTCTGTCATGCGCCACCAGGTGGTTGCTTCCTCTTTGGTTCGCCGGCAACCGATACAAATACTTTTGTCGTCGTAGGTGCATATCGACAGACATGGATTTTCGATTTTGGTACTCATCGGGTTTATTTTTTAGAAAAAATAGAATGATAGCAAAGATAGATTTTATAGATCGCTCAGCGAAAGAACA
The genomic region above belongs to Bacteroidales bacterium and contains:
- the fabF gene encoding beta-ketoacyl-ACP synthase II is translated as MNLKRVVITGLGAITSLGNTVDAFWDGLLNGVSGAADITRFDASKYKTQFACEIKGYEATNYFERKEARRLDPYAQYAMISADEAVKDAGFDPEAVDLNRVGVIMATGIGGFTTFLYDAAEFGRNEDNPRFNPFFIPKIIGDIAAGHISIKHGFRGPNYATTSACASAGHALIDAFHYIKLGKSDIILAGGSEAGINPAGIGGFNAMHAISTRNDDPKTASRPFDKDRDGFVLGEGSATIVLEEYEHAIKRGAKIYAELVGVGSTADAYHITAPHPDGLGALLAMKFAIEEAGMQLQEVDHINTHGTSTPVGDIAEPKAIVSLFGEHAYKINLNSTKSMHGHMLGAAAAVEMVATVLTIQNDIIPPTINHFTDDPDIDNALNFTYHKAQKRVVNLALSNSFGFGGHNTSLAVKKFKA
- a CDS encoding acyl carrier protein is translated as MSDIASRVKSIIVDTLGVDENEATLQASFTNDLGADSLDTVELIMEFEKKFNIAIPDDQAEKIGTVGDAIKYIEDNTK
- the purN gene encoding phosphoribosylglycinamide formyltransferase, producing MMKKIAILASGSGTNAERIIRYFSTHPSIGVDMVLSNRSDAYVIRRAEALQIPTRVFTRQELADPDGIASLLKSRKISLVVLAGFLWLVPPALLDAFPQKIINIHPALLPDYGGKKMYGSRVHQAVIDAGETESGITIHQVDAQYDRGKILFQARCPVVPNDTADILAQRIHQLEYQHFPKVIEQLLS
- a CDS encoding DUF1289 domain-containing protein → MSTKIENPCLSICTYDDKSICIGCRRTKEEATTWWRMTEEEKQQVIENIKTRQKNESNNYDHYA